The sequence TGTTTGGAAATTCAATTGTTGATTATGCACGCAAGTGCTTACCCTTCAGCTTTGATGCTCAGAAAATATTCATATGCTTCAGCTGGAGGCATATCCTCATGAACGACCTTGCCGACAGTTTTCATCATGGCGAGCGGAGCGTCGCTCTGGAAAATGTTGCGACCCATATCCACTCCTGCCGCTCCTTCCTGAATGGCCTGGTATGACATGGTGAGAGCATCGATCTCGGAAATTTTCTTGCCGCCGGCCATGACGATGGGCACGGGGCATGATGCCGTAACCGTCTCGAAATCCTCCGGCACATAGTAGGTTTTAACGATCTGCGCTCCGAGTTCGGCTGAAATCCTGCAGGCAAGTCTGAAGTATTTGGCGTCGCGTACCATATCCTTGCCGACAGCGGTAACTGCCATGGTAGGAATGCCATAGCGGAGACCCATATCGACCAGCCTGGTCATATTGCGGATGGAACGGGTTTCATATTCGCCGCCGATGAACACCTGCAGGGTAATCGCTGCAACGTTCATGCGGATGGCATCCTCGATATCGACGGCAAGTTCTTCGTCGGAAAGCTCCTTGAGAATGCTCGGGCCGCCGCTACAGCGCATGACAACCGCCTTGGTGAGCGAAGGCGGTACCGTTGTACGAAGAATGCCTCTGGTAAGCATGATTGCATCGGCATAGGGCATGAGCGGCACAATGTTGACGTCAGGGCGTTCAAGTCCGGTAGTAGGGCCCTGAAAATAGCCGTGATCGATAGCGAACATGACCGTTCTTCCCGTATCCGGCCTGAAAATCCTCGACATGCGGTTTTTCATTCCCCAGTCAAGCGAGTGTGCGCCTTTGAGAAAAAATCCGTGTTTTTCAACAGGGATGTCGGTATAGTACTCTTTTGCCTGTTTATCCTTGTCATATTCAGCCATGGTAGTCTTCTCCTGTTTCGGTTATGGTTTGGTTACAATCTGTTCAACCTGTGTAACGCCTGCAGATCAACGAAGGGCGGCAGCAATGTTGCCACCGTCAACCGTGACGATAGAGCCGGTCGTTTTTGTTTCAAGCGCCTGGTGCACGAATGCCTCGGCAACGTCTTCGGCCGTGACCTCAACCTGAAGCAGGTTGCCGGCCATGTACTCCCGTTCGCTCAGCCCTCGGGCTTTCGAGCGGGTTTTGATCATTTCATCGGTCAGAAGACCGGTACGGATACGGTCGGCATTGATCCCGTTGGCCCGAATGCCGTCGCGTCCGTGATCAAGCGCATACTGGCGCACGAGAAACATCGTTGCCGCTTTGGGCAACCCGTAAGGGCCGAAATCGGGGCCGGGGTTTACCGCCTGCTTGGATACGTTGAAAAGCAGAACGCCACCGGTGCCCTGCAGTTTCATGATTCTGACCGCCTGCTGCGCAATGGACTGATGCGAAAAGAAATTCAATTCGAAACTCCGGCGAAGCACTTCGTCCGCAACGTCGCCGATCCTTCCCTGCAGTGCGACTCCTACATTCGAAACAAGAATGTCGAGACCTCCGAATCGGCGGCAGACAGCGTCAAAGGCCCGCTTTACCGCATTGCGGTCGGTAACGTCGCACGCTATGGAGAGTACCCCTCCGCCAAGCTCTGCGGAGGCACGTTCAAGTGCCTCCGGGTTCAGATCGACGATTACCAGCTCCGCCCCCCTCTGCCGGAACGCCTTGGCCGTAGCGAGCCCGATACCGCTTGCCGCGCCGGTAACGAGAGCTACCTTGCCGGCAAATACATCGTGACGGACTTTCTTCATTTTCGCCTGCTCCATCTCCCAGTACTCGATATTGAAAACATCCCTCTCGGTAATCGACTCG comes from Chlorobium limicola DSM 245 and encodes:
- the lsrF gene encoding 3-hydroxy-5-phosphonooxypentane-2,4-dione thiolase → MAEYDKDKQAKEYYTDIPVEKHGFFLKGAHSLDWGMKNRMSRIFRPDTGRTVMFAIDHGYFQGPTTGLERPDVNIVPLMPYADAIMLTRGILRTTVPPSLTKAVVMRCSGGPSILKELSDEELAVDIEDAIRMNVAAITLQVFIGGEYETRSIRNMTRLVDMGLRYGIPTMAVTAVGKDMVRDAKYFRLACRISAELGAQIVKTYYVPEDFETVTASCPVPIVMAGGKKISEIDALTMSYQAIQEGAAGVDMGRNIFQSDAPLAMMKTVGKVVHEDMPPAEAYEYFLSIKAEG